A window of Chrysoperla carnea chromosome 3, inChrCarn1.1, whole genome shotgun sequence genomic DNA:
ATATGTAACGATTCTGCGGGTAATAAATTCTTCACATTCGAGAAATTATTTGCCATTCGAAATATTCGCCTATCTGGTTTCTCTACGCCTGcttcaaatgaatttataacaaatttaaaatattgatcaatttgtaaattttttagaatcacCGATAAACGAGGATCAAAATTCGAAATTACACCTAATTGAATATCACGACTTTTTAAGGTATCTAATAATTCAACGGCTCCAAAAGTGTGTTTCCAACATAAAGAGGTCTGGTAAATAGCAATCAAATCTTTAGATATCGGTTGTAGTTTCTCTTCATCGGTTGTAAATTCTTCGAATGCACTTTGTATAACTTTATGCCACCATTTTTCCCAACCTATACCAGAAAATTTACCATAATTGGGATGAGTTTTGTTAAGATTTTTTATTGTagctttgattttattatttaagtctTGCTCAGTACATTTAATTCCATGTAAATTTCCAATATTCGCGTACTCTCTGCCAGGCGaattacgaaattttaataatgttccAGTTACGTCGAATGTAATTAATCGAATGTTTTTCAAACTTAATTTAGGCATTTTTATCACCTAGAAAATTACGgattaaatttagaaataatagtATTTGGACATATCAAAAaggatacttttaaaaaaaatgcttatttatccaaaattgtaatataaattggaattcacaaaactttaaaaataattaattgtgtaattttgaaaattttgaaatataatacgATTGTCATAAGTAATCCTCCCAAAaggttagaaaattttataaaaaaatatttcatttgcaAGACctaatgatttaaatttaggaaaaatatcTGCATACAAtctgttattataaaaaaaaaattaacttatgaATAAGTAGAACTGTTCTAgagtttaattatttctttatcaataatttcccgctcattgtttttaaaactgtacTATATAATAAGCTGAAGCTCATTGAAAAATCAATGGTTCAACCATACTTTTACAGTTTtactacacaaaatattattctgGAATTTGAAGCATTTGTGCTGATTCCGggattttttgaaatgataacTTTTATAGGTGCGCTAGACGCTATgtgatatttgtataataaataatatttagtagGGTAAAATCTTACATGGTTTCGCGTCAGCAACATGCTATAAATATGTAGATGTAGATATATTTCAATGCAAAACGGGTACAGACGTTTTTGTGGAATCatttgtaatgtttttataccatgtatatataaaatatacatagtatattaagtttagtcccaagtttgtaaagcttaaaaataatgatgctaagaaaaaaattttgtcataggtgttcataaaatcacctaattggtccatttccggttgtccgtccgtcagtCCGTCCGtcagtccgtccgtctgtggacacgataactcaaaaacgaaaaaagatatcgagctgaaatttttacagcgtactcaggacgtcaaaagtgaggtcaagttcgtaaatgagcatcataggtcaattgggtcttgggtccgtaggacccatcttgtaaaccgttagagatagaacaaaagttt
This region includes:
- the LOC123295707 gene encoding rhythmically expressed gene 2 protein-like encodes the protein MPKLSLKNIRLITFDVTGTLLKFRNSPGREYANIGNLHGIKCTEQDLNNKIKATIKNLNKTHPNYGKFSGIGWEKWWHKVIQSAFEEFTTDEEKLQPISKDLIAIYQTSLCWKHTFGAVELLDTLKSRDIQLGVISNFDPRLSVILKNLQIDQYFKFVINSFEAGVEKPDRRIFRMANNFSNVKNLLPAESLHIGNSLELDYKGAINADWKAALISKEVPEHAIPEHAVFASLSNLKNSLLDEKCVKLANV